In the Sphingobacterium sp. PCS056 genome, CAATCGGCGTTACCAATAGTTCAATGTGGTTTGAAGTTAATTGGTTTTTTCCAAGTGCACCTTCTTGTACTTTTACAAAGGGGTGAGAGGATACTTCTGGAGAACATCTATATGCATAGATACTAGTGTGTTCTCTGTTTTTGTTTCGGAATGGATGCATAATGATTCGATTATGTCTACAAATGGTATTAACAATTTACACATAATTTATTTAAAGTTCAAAATATATTATCCAAAATACCCATTTGTTAAAAAGACTCAACTTAAATCTGTAATAAATGTTTTGCTCTTGTGAGATCGATTTGTTGATGTTCAGGTAGGTGTAAAAAATATAATTTTTGCCAATCTTGGGTTTTCTGCGCCTGTTTATTTTCAACGACATCCCAGTTTGGATAAACTCGAAACCCCCGTTTGCCTTCTTTACCATTTCCAGAAAGTATCCCTTCTTGGAATAAAATAGCTTTTGGGAATATGAAGATTCCAAGATTTGGTTCTTTTCGCACAGCTATGATATAAAAGTCTATAGGATCATTAATTTCGAAAGGAGCGATAATACCAGAAGTAGTTCGCTGCCATAAGGTAACAAATTGCCCAGTTTTTGTCGGTGTTATTTTAGCTGTCCTATATTTAAATTTTCGATTTATCAATTCAAAATTCTGAGCAGCATATTCTTGACTTTCAAGTTCTCGTGTTAAGTTTGCTATTGCTAAACCGCAAGTCCGAAAGACATATTGATCTATTTTTTGTAAGTTAGGATCGACAATTTGAGTATATAACAAGGGAATAAATTTAATTTATACTTTATTTGAAAAAATTAGTTTTCGATACAGGTTGACTGTAAGAGCTGATGGGAGCCATCACAGGAAGGCATGCGTTTTGATAAACCACAGATACAATCATTTAAGCCTTTTCCCTTCAAGATGCGTGGAATATATTTTTCAATACGTGCTTGGATAGTCTTAGATTGTTTAGGCGCTGCGAAATGAAGTAAATATGCTCGTTGTCTGCCTGGAGTTAAGGCCTGAAAGGCAGCTGTCAATATGGGATCTGCTTTTAATTTTTGTTCAAATTCTAAAGGAACTAAAAAATCGGAAGTCTCTTTTAATACAACTTTCAATCCACTTTTTTCAACTTCTATAGCTTCAAAAATATATGCTTTAATTTGAGGCTCTTTCTCCAATATATCTGCAACATTTGTAAACTTTATACTTCTTGAAGATTGAGAGTTCTCACCATGTTGCATCAGCAGTGAGTACGTATCACTTAATAGCGCACCTTTAAAAAAGCCAAGTTCGCAATAGGATTTAAAACGATTGATCAGAACAACATTTTTATTGTTGTATGTATAGCAAGGTGTTTTCCACTTAAACGTTTCCATGAGTTGACAGTCAAGTACAATTCTACGCAAAAGTTTCATTTCTTCTTGCCATGTCTTGCTATTATTTAAATATTCATCTACTTGAGGATTCATGATAGAAACAGATGCTAATTTTATAATTGTAATGATACAAATATAAATAGACTTTACCAGAGCTTAATATAATTGTAAAAAAAAGATCTTCCTATCGTTTTGATTTAAAAGTAGATTTTTTTCTAAAAAAAATGATACAGTATATTTCTACACTGTATCATCTTCAAAATATTAATTCGGTTCCGTTATACTAATAATTGATTTGTCCCTTTATGGACAATTTCTTTTGATCCTGTAGCGTAGTCATTATTGTCGCCTGAACTTTATTATCTTTCAAATTTTTAAATATAGATAACGTCCATTCTTCTGGCCATGTCTCAAAATCTATAAAACAATAAAAAGGATATAATGTGGGGCTGCTCTCAATCTGATTGATCAAATTATCAGAAGTTGTCTGTAACAAATATTGGCCGGCTTTCATTTTATGGAATTGATAAAACATATTATTCGGAAGTGATTCTTCCAGCGATTTGTTATATTTCCAAGCCTGTATGATATGAGGTACACGCAGCTCTTGGATCTTTTTTGCTTCAACAGCATTAAAATCCTCATCGTATTCGTAAGTAATTGAAGTATCCCTTTGAGTGATAGGATTAGCTTTTACTTGTAAATCAAAGTAATTAGAATAATTATCAGCTAACTCTGCTTCATTAAGTCCAGTATACTTGTTCATTACATGCGCAAGTATAGGAATATCCTTCAGATGAACCAGACTCCAGAAAGCAAGCGTCTGATCTGTGGTGTCCATAGCTCTGATTTGCAATTCCTGATCTATATCATGAGATAGTAACCATTCACCATCAATTTCTGTTTTATTTTTTCCAATTGATGCTTCAATTTTTAAGCTTTTGTCTTTCTGTACATAGTTAATATGCTTTTTTGACAGTACGTGCTCAAATCCTTTCAAATCACCGATCTGTGTCCATGTATGACTACGCTGTAATAAAGATTCTAGATCTGCATTTTCTGAACTGTTATCTAAAGCTATCTTGTAGATAAAATGATTTCTATCAAATAGTATTTGGATATATTTTCCTATTATAACACTGACTATACCCTTTTCTTTATTTATGAATTTTATTCCTTTGGGATAATGGTTGGCGAAAAAAGAAAAGCAATCTTCATAGTTCTTTATAGCCAAAATACCGTAAAATTGATTTTTATGAGCGGCAGTATTGAATAAAAAAATTCGGGCTGGAATTGAAATTCCAGCATCCAAAATAAGGCTTTTTATCCATGTTTCCTTACTCTTTACATCAGGAGATTGATCACCCTTTGAAAGCAGGGAGGAGATATTATCCAATAACAAATCATCAACTGCGATAGATAAGACAGAAGCACTTTCTTTACTTACATATTGCTTCTCAATGTTGTTTTTTCGAACCATATAGACTGTCCACCCAAGTGCACATATTAAAAACAATAAGGAGCTGATGATTATTGCAATTCTTTTCATCTATAATT is a window encoding:
- a CDS encoding MepB family protein; its protein translation is MLYTQIVDPNLQKIDQYVFRTCGLAIANLTRELESQEYAAQNFELINRKFKYRTAKITPTKTGQFVTLWQRTTSGIIAPFEINDPIDFYIIAVRKEPNLGIFIFPKAILFQEGILSGNGKEGKRGFRVYPNWDVVENKQAQKTQDWQKLYFLHLPEHQQIDLTRAKHLLQI
- a CDS encoding DUF1801 domain-containing protein: MNPQVDEYLNNSKTWQEEMKLLRRIVLDCQLMETFKWKTPCYTYNNKNVVLINRFKSYCELGFFKGALLSDTYSLLMQHGENSQSSRSIKFTNVADILEKEPQIKAYIFEAIEVEKSGLKVVLKETSDFLVPLEFEQKLKADPILTAAFQALTPGRQRAYLLHFAAPKQSKTIQARIEKYIPRILKGKGLNDCICGLSKRMPSCDGSHQLLQSTCIEN